One window of the Micromonas commoda chromosome 11, complete sequence genome contains the following:
- a CDS encoding predicted protein — translation MERNDAVAAERDDPGVGADRRLVPLEIKVTFAFTNAPQAQYLMHYTTIDAWSDGSDTLAGIKQKFSDKEGVPVEFIKFMWLDEPIGRIYMGKMPKQARVTEAKTMKELNIFGPDTWLDEFPHWRCLCATIAEEEKRDALEEVHRAVATQIKGYEEGPELDRHIQHKRKTKKWNTLVFGAPTPYDSRYPETMPKTGDDRYTNCFDDDWDKDPEEEAEKLRPKSQPQLVVKKAPAAADNAGVQAAAPEVEEEPKMSLEEVVTNVSRLSSKMIGTKELDVDAPLMESGLDSLTSVELINELSSAFGVQLSATTPYDYPTVRELSKHIVEKL, via the exons ATGGAGCGAAacgatgccgtcgccgcggagcgcgacgaccccggcgtcggcgccgaccgccgGCTCGTCCCGCTCGAGATCAAGGTTACGTTCGCATTCACCAACGCGCCCCAGGCGCAGTACCTCATGCACTACACCACGATCGACGCGTGGAGCGACGGCAGCGACACGCTCGCGGGGATCAAGCAGAAGTTTTCCGATAAGGAGGGCGTTCCCGTCGAGTTCATCAAGTTCATGTGGCTCGACGAGCCCATCGGAag GATCTACATGGGCAAAATGCCCAAGCAGGCCCGCGTCACCGAGGCCAAGACGATGAAGGAGCTCAACATCTTCGGTCCCGACACCTGGCTCGACGAGTTCCCCCACTGGCGCTGCCtgtgcgcgacgatcgccgaggaggagaagagggACGCCCTGGAAGAAGTTCACCGAGCCGTCGCCACGCAGATCAAGGGGTACGAGGAGGGCCCCGAGCTGGACCGGCACATCCAGCACAAGCGTAAGACGAAAAAATGGAACACCCTGGTgttcggcgcgccgacgccgtacGATTCCAGGTACCCGGAGACGATGCCCAAGACAGGTGACGACAGGTACACCAActgcttcgacgacgactgggaCAAGgaccccgaggaggaggccgaaaAGCTCAGGCCCAAGAGCCAGCCCCAACTGGTGGTGAAgaaggcgcccgcggcggccgacaACGCCGGCGTCCAGGCCGCCGCTccggaggtggaggaggagccgaagatgtcgctcgaggaggtcgtCACGAACGTctcgaggctgagctccAAGATGATTGGGACCAAAgagctcgacgtggacgccccGCTGATGGAATCGGGCCTCGACTCGCTCACGTCGGTGGAACTGATCAACGAGCTCTCCTCCGCGTTCGGGGTTCAGCTGTCCGCGACGACTCCTTACGACTATCCCACGGTCAGGGAGCTCTCCAAGCACATCGTCGAAAAGCTTTGA
- a CDS encoding NADP dependent malic enzyme, chloroplast precursor (putative NADP dependent malic enzyme, chloroplast precursor(also called malate dehydrogenase), deduced by similarity search. Target P and ChloroP predict a 25 aa transit peptide), translating into MTSALTCATASRPVTRAGPRPRSTRADARHPRVVNARARSTSAPGDAIGRDVVPEPASSETIEGIVVDDDRDGSPVRISGNVRASRRGVLGGLGGVGAALGLTSSTSAIVGPGAAEAAAAPASSPAPIAEIAAASSRATSASPASSIVGYANLHDPRVFNGLATPDRTNRSLDGLIPAGEAPPDVEVARAAAALEACDTPMQKYRQLVSLQNTDETTFYALLELKTAELLPVLYTPTVGDACLQFGTLTQRPPGLYVSLENIGNVRALVDNWPANDVRIAVLTDGERILGLGDQGVNGMGISAGKSMVYAACGIKPGWLLPVQVDNGTNNTKLLADPLYVGTRRERVRGEAYDRLLDETVQAIQGRYGARTVIHWEDFAPRNAFRNLQRFRTKGAITYNDDIQGTAAVTVAGILASLRVTKRALREQRVLFFGAGQANIGAAELLVRALTEEGVDESLARSNVFLFDSKGLVVDGRPAEYTISDDKAPFAAKVGTPFTSSLEEAVKSVRPTALVGAAAQPQVFTKRVIESMCAFNPRPVIFALSNPTSKAECTATQAYEWSKGKAVFASGTLFAPVNYKGVRFAPGFANNAFIFPGVALGSLASGASSVTDAMFLAAARSLASQVSEENLAVGAVYPPTSTIREAAVVVGAAVAAAADEGGVAAPGACRGGAIPGRDGGRSVVVPSLDALTGGGNPGDGTCANWEACVRDYLKTCV; encoded by the coding sequence ATGACATCCGCACTCACGTGCGCGACAGCATCGCGCCCCGTGACCCGCGCCGGTCCGCGGCCTCGATCCACCCGGGCTGAcgcgcgccaccctcggGTCGTCAACGCGCGAGCCCGATCGACGTCGgcacccggcgacgccatcggccGAGACGTCGTACCCGAGCCCGCCTCGTCCGAGACGATCGAGGGAatcgtcgtggacgacgaccgcgacggatcCCCCGTTCGTATCTCCGGGAACGtccgagcgtcgcgccgcggcgtgctcggcggcttgggcggcgTGGGAGCCGCGCTGGGTCtcacctcgtccacgtcggcgatcgtgggtcccggcgcggccgaggctgccgccgcgcccgcgtcgtcccccgcgcccatcgcggagatcgccgccgcgtcctcgcgcgcgacgtccgcatcgcccgcgtcgtccatcgtcggATACGCCAACCTgcacgacccgcgcgtgtTCAACGGCCTCGCCACCCCAGACCGAACCAATCGATCCCTCGACGGTCTCATCCCCGCGGGCGAAGCCCCGCCCGACGTGGAGGtggcgagagccgcggcggcgctcgaggcgtgcgACACCCCGATGCAAAAGTACCGCCAGCTGGTGTCCTTACAAAACACGGACGAGACCACGTTCTACGCCCTGTTGGAGCTCAAGACGGCGGAGTTGCTGCCGGTGCTGTACACGCCGACGGTGGGCGACGCGTGCCTGCAGTTCGGCACGCTGACGCAGAGACCGCCGGGCCTTTACGTCTCCCTCGAAAACATCGGCAACGTCCGCGCCCTGGTGGACAACTGgcccgcgaacgacgtcAGGATCGCGGtcctcaccgacggcgagcgcatcctcggcctcggggACCAAGGCGTCAACGGCATGGGCATCAGCGCCGGGAAGAGCATGGTGTACGCGGCGTGCGGCATCAAACCCGGGTGGCTGCTGCCCGTGCAGGTGGACAACGGGACAAACAACACGAAACTGCTGGCGGACCCTCTGTACGTGGGCACGCGACGTGAACGCGTGCGCGGAGAGGCGTACGACAGGTTGCTGGACGAGACTGTTCAGGCGATCCAGGGGAGGTacggcgcgaggacggtgaTCCACTGGGAGGACTTTGCGCCGAGAAACGCGTTCCGAAACCTGCAGCGATTCCGAACTAAGGGCGCCATCACGTACAACGACGACATAcagggcaccgccgcggtgaccgtgGCGGGGATACTCGCCAGCCTGAGGGTGAcgaagcgcgcgctgcgcgagcaGAGGGTGCTGTTCTTCGGCGCCGGTCAGGCTAACATCGGAGCCGCCGAGCTGCTGGTCCGGGCGCTgacggaggagggcgtcgacgagtcgCTCGCGAGGTCCAACGTGTTCCTCTTCGACAGCAAAGGTTTAGTGGTGGACGGGCGACCGGCGGAGTATACGATATCGGACGATAAGGCCCCGTTCGCGGCTAAGGTTGGGACACCGTTCACGTCCAgcctggaggaggcggtcaAATCGGTGAGGcccaccgcgctcgtgggcgccgccgcgcagccgcAGGTTTTCACCAAGAGGGTGATTGAGTCGATGTGCGCGTTCAACCCCCGGCCGGTGATCTTCGCGCTGTCCAACCCGACGTCAAAGGCGGAGTGCACGGCGACGCAGGCGTACGAGTGGTCCAAGGGCAAGGCGGTGTTCGCGAGCGGAACGCTCTTCGCGCCGGTGAACTACAAGGGCGTTCGATTCGCGCCCGGGTTTGCCAACAACGCGTTCATCTTCCCGGGCGTCGCCCTGGGTTCGCTGGCttccggggcgtcgtcggtgacggaCGCCAtgttcctcgcggcggccaggtcGCTGGCGTCGCAGGTTAGCGAGGAGAACCTggcggtcggcgcggtgtATCCCCCGACGTCGACCATTCGGGAAGCCGCGGTggtcgtgggcgccgccgtcgccgccgcggcggacgaggggGGCGTGGCGGCTCCCGGCGCGTGCAGGGGAGGGGCGATacccgggcgcgacggtgggcgTTCGGTGGTGGTACCTTCGCTGGACGCGCTGACCGGTGGTGGGAACCCGGGCGACGGAACGTGCGCCAACTGGGAGGCTTGCGTTCGCGACTATCTGAAGACGTGCGTGTGA
- a CDS encoding predicted protein (Encodes a prasinophyte-specific homeobox protein.) has product MDPTAPSITFFDKDTGKGRATYIGSLQPARMFPPTVGIWFTNQGDEVCARIDPRRSRDTPRPRPIRCPRICPEICFPTHPHSRRQVFKKLKAYYEEEPYPTQERMEELAEEFGAPDWTKIENFFKNMQLKHQEQFQ; this is encoded by the exons ATGGATCCCACCGCCCCATCCATCACCTTCTTCGACAAGGACACCGGCAAGGGCCGGGCCACCTACATCG GTAGCCTGCAGCCCGCGCGGATGTTCCCGCCGACGGTTGGGATCTGGTTCACGAACCAGGGCGACGAGGTATGCGCCCGAATCGACCCGCGTCGGTCCCGCGAcacgccgcgccctcgtcccaTCCGATGCCCGAGAATTTGTCCTGAGATTTGTTTCCCAACACACCCTCACTCGCGACGTCAGGTGTTCAAGAAGCTCAAGGCGTACTACGAAGAGGAGCCGTACCCGACCCAGGAACGGATGGAGGAGCTGGCCGAGGAGTTCGGCGCGCCGGACTGGACCAAGATTGAGAACTTCTTCAAGAATATGCAGCTGAAGCACCAGGAGCAGTTCCAGTGA
- a CDS encoding predicted protein: MPRGASVDDEDGYAGIARARRETPAAWTHLPAKRRSDIDVGGSEGTRASDGRTPVPATPASPKRADRLIPLASAPKTVGAASNGVAARKPGKKRGRGKRSVAEGKPTKDIDARIGRLLRIAVDPKGEPLTDATDTDDTRWHWQAGIVTECEVFDGGRLYFVYKGRFKDWYSAAEVLDRNEEAGVPSPHFPDWLDIIELEGRGLVKYLDLHMEPHPRSPERLGVEPRRTPEPTGREADNTGLDILAEATKQMKAGGSAATPEASGDRPTSGSAFISGLIGSEGFVAARKKPRPARGRNLRFEDDDDEADEADEPDPTSHRPVTDQSPTTPAGIVRTEPDGAWTEAARLMNQLRGGEESMETLGRALGEKTPRGTAARAWREVSSPPPPPTREDEAARSASPAEAPRSATPARLRLETPLGKVLGGMGANLLRKLPEFLPMDEDVEEEPPRDRGEEEGPGGEDAPGEDAEAPGGHFELVESPCDDVDETKEDDTEEEKETDEEENDDEDEEENCDEDEEKRGDGEERKVSEADTPEPDAPKPDAAAAAILAEGVAALIARIESNAATRASLTTRADAIIAHVAAIEAENEELGRTIAAMTAAIDTLTGKN, encoded by the coding sequence atgccgcggggcgcgtcggtcgacgacgaagacggtTACGCGGGTAtagctcgagcgcggcgcgaaacGCCCGCCGCGTGGACGCATCTCCCCGCCAAGCGCAGATCCGACATCGACGTCGGAGGATCcgaggggacgcgcgcgtcggacgGTCGAAcgccggtgcccgcgacCCCGGCCTCGCCGAAACGCGCCGACCGATTGATCCCGCTCGCATCCGCCCCGAAGACtgtcggcgccgcctcgaacggAGTCGCGGCGCGCAAGCCCGGCAAgaagcgcgggcgcggcaaacggagcgtcgccgagggaaAACCAACCAAGGACATCGACGCCAGGATCGGGCGGCTCCTCcgcatcgccgtcgacccgaAGGGCGAACCGTtgaccgacgcgacggacacGGACGACACGCGCTGGCATTGGCAGGCGGGTATCGTCACCGAGTGCGAAGTCTTCGACGGCGGTAGGCTCTACTTCGTGTACAAGGGGCGGTTCAAAGACTGGTacagcgccgccgaggtgctcgacCGAAACGAAGAAGCGGGCGTGCCCAGCCCGCACTTCCCCGACTGGCTCGACATaatcgagctcgagggccGAGGCCTGGTGAAGTACCTCGACCTGCACATGGAGCCGCACCCGAGGTCTCCCGAGCgactcggcgtcgagccgcgTCGAACCCCCGAGCCCACCGGTCGCGAGGCCGACAACACCGGACTCGACATCCTGGCCGAGGCGACGAAGCAGATGAAGGCGGGtggatcggcggcgacgccagaggcgagcggcgaccgGCCAACATCCGGCAGCGCCTTTATCAGCGGTCTCATCGGATCCGAGGGTTttgtcgccgcgaggaagaaGCCGAGGCCGGCGAGGGGCAGAAACCTCAGAttcgaagacgacgacgacgaggctgacgaggcggacgagccggatccgaccagtcaccgaccagtcaccgaccagtccccgacgacgcctgCCGGTATCGTCCGCACGGAACCGGACGGCGCGTGGACCGAGGCGGCTCGGTTGATGAACCAGCTCAGGGGGGGCGAGGAGTCCATGGAGACCCTCGGTAGGGCCCTCGGGGAGAAAACTCCGcgcgggacggcggcgcgggcctggCGGGAGGTGtccagcccgccgccgccgccgactcgcGAAGACGAAGCCGCGAGGTCGGCATCGCCGGCCGaagcgccgaggagcgccacccccgcgcggctgcggctggaGACGCCTCTGGGGAAGGTACTCGGCGGGATGGGCGCAAATCTCCTTCGCAAGTTGCCCGAGTTTCTTCccatggacgaggacgtcgaggaggaacCCCCGAgggaccgcggcgaagaggagggACCGGGGGGCGAGGATGCcccgggcgaggacgccgaagcGCCGGGGGGGCATTTCGAGTTAGTGGAATCCCcgtgcgacgacgtcgatgaaACGAAGGAAGATGacacggaggaggagaaggagacggatgaggaggagaacgacgacgaggacgaggaggagaactgcgacgaggacgaggagaaaCGCGGAGATGGGGAGGAGAGGAAGGTTTCCGAGGCGGACACTCCAGAGCCAGACGCCCCGAAGccagacgccgccgccgccgcgatcctcgccgagggtgtcgccgcgctcatcgccagGATCGAgtccaacgcggcgacgcgcgcgagtctcacgacgcgagccgacgcgatcatcgcgcacgtcgccgcgatcgaagCGGAgaacgaggagctcggcaggacgatcgcggcgatgaccgccgccatcgacacGCTGACGGGGAAAAACTGA
- a CDS encoding predicted protein, with translation MNGFDVVGALLLFVPPSEGRLRVKRRVAVDATLERIGTFFGGGSALHAVSWLKHYLQMKCHVAVDNAEPLWITFAAVFNTRRAPHGAPHPAGAMSTGTVAAVSVSTSSRAVASSRATTARRTTRASSSPSSRLDRCCATRAVPSRVGSARTSGVGFASIPAPRRSTLTRGDDAYSGTDRSGATASALSAAGASSAFAVGVDAFFSFLGTALAALVAGFLALSAWRRNLGLLRPRLTLSKSPRIARLVDSCPALHRPLRPPLLLQTSLAQLIAYLLKRNLVPEARWTRETLTTGDGGEIALEWYECCDEDDVWNGLEGDGSVTASLPSDAPVMCVLHTLTGTAADFVVLAREATRRGFRPVVCLRRGHLDAPLRTPKFNLLGNCDDLDVHLEAIRMKFPTAKLFGYGESAGTGLAVRYSGEKGTRNPFTAVSCVCPGYDTTEGGAFSRFEPLLDRHLLASVKEMFLSANEELIRGFECAYVAPGYDELIAAPDMAELQRRLYGVEGYSSLAEYHERTNPMGTVRDIAVPMLVINSDDDPICAPSNVDDNLWAFEGDVDRALVRTPIGTHCCFYEGRTLRPRSSWAHEASLEFFESVLNEKG, from the exons ATGAACGGTTTCGATGTAGTTGGGGCTCTCTTACTCTTCGTCCCACCATCTGAAGGTAGGTTGCGTGTCAAGCGCCGCGttgccgtcgacgcgacgctggAGAGGATCGGAACGTTTTTTGGTGGCGGCTCGGCACTTCACGCTGTCAGCTGGTTAAAGCACTACCTTCAGATG AAGtgccacgtcgccgtcgacaaCGCAGAACCACTT TGGATAACTTTTGCCGCCGTGTTCAACACTCGTCGCGCACCCCACGGGGCGCCTcaccccgccggcgccatgtCGACTGGAACGGTCGCGGCCGTATCGGTTTCGACTtcatcgcgcgccgtcgcttcatcgcgcgcgaccaccgcgcgtcgaacgACCCGAGCGTCTTCTTCCCCATCTTCGCGCCTCGATCGATGTTGCGCTACTCGTGCGGTGCCGAGTAGAGtcggctcggcgcgcacctccgGCGTGGGCTTCGCGTCGATacccgcgccccgtcgatcAACCTTGacgcgcggtgacgatgcGTACAGTGGAACGGACCGAtccggggcgacggcgagcgcgctgagcgccgcgggagcgtcgtcggcgttcgCCGTGGGCGTCGATGCGTTCTTCTCGTTTCtgggcaccgcgctcgcggcgctcgtcgccggcttcctcgcgctctccgcgtgGCGTCGCAACCTCGGATTGCTCCGCCCGAGGCTCACGCTGTCCAAGTCGCCCCGCATCGCGAGGCTCGTGGACTCGTGCCCCGCTCTGCACCGCCCGTTGAGGCCGCCGCTGCTCCTCCAgacgtcgctcgcgcagCTCATCGCGTACCTCCTCAAACGCAACCTCGTGCCGGAAGCGCGGTGGACTCGAGAGACGCTGACGacgggagacggcggcgagatcgcgCTGGAGTGGTACGAGTgctgcgacgaggacgacgtctgGAACGGTCTGGAAGGTGACGGGTCGGTCACGGCATCCCTTCcgtccgacgcgcccgtgaTGTGCGTCTTGCACACGCTGACGGGAACAGCCGCCGACTTTGTCGTGCTCGCGAGGGAAgccacgcggcgggggttccgTCCGGTGGTGtgcctgcgccgcgggcaccTCGACGCGCCCTTGCGCACGCCAAAGTTCAACCTCCTGGGTAACTGCGACGACCTGGACGTGCATCTAGAAGCCATCCGGATGAAGTTTCCGACCGCGAAGCTCTTCGGCTACGGCGAATCCGCCGGCACGGGACTCGCGGTGAGGTACAGCGGCGAGAAAGGGACGCGTAACCCGTTCACGGCGGTGTCGTGCGTGTGCCCAGGGTACGACACCACCGAGGGGGGCGCGTTCTCGCGTTTCGAGCCCTTGCTGGACCGACAcctcctcgcgtccgtcaAGGAGATGTTTTTGTCGGCAAACGAGGAGTTGATTCGAGGGTTCGAGTGCGCGTACGTAGCCCCGGGgtacgacgagctcatcgccgcgcccgacatGGCGGAGCTGCAGCGGCGTCTGTACGGCGTGGAGGGGTACTCGTCACTCGCGGAGTACCACGAACGGACGAACCCGATGGGAACGGTAAGGGATATAGCGGTGCCGATGCTGGTCATCAACTCGGACGACGATCCGATCTGCGCGCCGTCCAACGTGGACGATAACCTGTGGGCGTTCGAGGGGGACGTGGATAGGGCGCTGGTGCGGACGCCGATCGGAACGCACTGCTGCTTCTACGAGGGGAGGACGCTGCGGCCGAGGTCGTCGTGGGCGCACGAGGCGTCCTTGGAGTTTTTCGAGTCTGTGCTCAACGAAAAAGGGTAG
- a CDS encoding predicted protein, with amino-acid sequence RYAVRLVGSCLATSVEPDEGATADAIKRKLTREGSATAAVKFAELHRRLAQQPGLKARWATLHALLRVSEDRRAEDRAVVPAGGGIGAGAATARHIADPLSAAAAAGGLPALADPDPARSLAAGDGSTLGLDHPGSRALAYRELAAEAETNLEIGEQELVRDVLFACQGIDGRHIRYNPQMASYVVDPAAPVRPGARDLARKLTELGWLFRRVRAALGGVDEAGLGGDGGSVRQAFRAAVQAELADYYRLIAVLEAQAQVPMASALEAPTTGTGGGTAGGGTYLTLRRLSVWLAEPLRRLRLLAVLVDAAADARGGALLRALHEHAKHGDPATRATVERLLAAAAEPALRMVRAWVVAGELEDPRGEFFVASDPAVGEEDLWRSRYFINDEMRPPFISEATAADVLRVGKSINFLRRRCDDENWERERAPVAAAAAAAGGLSYGNPAALDALVSEAKRRIDRALRGVLFDRYKFAEHCDAVKRYLLLGQGDFHHYLMDLVGPDLAEPASTVSAYKLTGTLESAIRASNAQFDAPDVLDRLRVRMMPHAGAEEKGWDVFSLEYVVDDPLSTVFTEQAMGKYLRVFNFLWRLKRVEHSLCATWQTMKPNVAAALQREGVAGAAGAALSGELRRCHTLRGEMHHFIANLQYYVMFEVLEGSWELFSREMEEASDLDSLIHAHERYLDTILQKGLLGPKSQLLTNTLGTLFEVILRFRGFADRLYDVARDAAMRRQLAQLRVEQRAEESKWGSLPGEDAAGGDGLLSEDFVDEMREQLDAISADYAKMLDGFLNLLPLQTHVDLKFLLFRLDFSEYYQR; translated from the exons CGCTAcgccgtccgcctcgtcggctCGTGCCTGGCCACCTCGGTGGAgcccgacgagggcgccaccgcggacgccatcaaGCGCAAGCTCACGCGCGAGggctccgccaccgccgcggtcaagtTCGCCGAGCTCCATCGCAGGCTCGCGCAGCAGCCCGGTTTGAaggcgcggtgggcgacgcTCCACGCGCTGCTGCGGGTGAGCGAGGAcaggcgcgcggaggatcgAGCGGTggtccccgcgggcggcggcatcggcgcgggcgccgcgaccgcgaggcACATCGCGGAcccgctctccgccgccgcagccgcgggcgggctCCCCGCCCTCGCAGACCCGGATCCCGCCAGAtctctcgccgcgggcgacggatcgacgctcgggctcgaccacccgggctcgcgcgcgctcgcctaccgcgagctcgccgccgaggcggagaccAACCTGGAGATTGGCGAGCaggagctcgtgcgcgacgtgcTCTTCGCGTGCCAGGGCATCGACGGCCGGCACATCAGGTACAACCCGCAGATGGCTTCGTACGTcgtcgatcccgccgcgccggtgaggccgggcgcgagggacctgGCGAGGAAACTCACGGAGCTCGGCTGGCTcttccgacgcgtccgcgccgcgctcggcggcgtggacgaggcg GGcttgggcggcgacggcggaagCGTGCGGCAGGCgtttcgcgcggcggtgcaggcTGAGCTCGCGGACTACTACCGGCTCATCGCcgtgctcgaggcgcaggcgcaggtgCCCATGGCatccgcgctggaggcgccgacgacgggaactggcggcggcacagctggcggcgggaCGTACCTCACGCTGCGGCGCCTCTCCGTGTGGCTCGCGGAGCCCCTTCGCCGGCTCCGGCTTCTCGccgtgctcgtcgacgccgccgccgacgcccgcggcggcgcgctcctccgcgcgctgcacGAGCACGCCAAGCACGGcgaccccgcgacgcgcgcgacggtcgagcgcctcctcgcggcggcggcggaaccgGCGCTGCGGATGGTTCGCGCgtgggtcgtcgccggggagtTGGAGGACCCGAGGGGCGAGTTCTTCGTCgcgtcggacccggcggtcggggaggaggacctgTGGCGATCTCGGTACTTCATCAACGACGAGATGAGGCCGCCGTTCATCTCGGAGGctaccgcggcggacgtcctGAGGGTCGGTAAGTCGATCAACTTTCTCCGACggcggtgcgacgacgagaattgggagcgcgagcgagcgccggtggctgctgcggcggcggcggcgggcggttTGTCCTACgggaaccccgccgcgctggacgcgctgGTGTCCGAGGCGAAGCGGAGGATCGACAgggcgctccgcggcgtgctgTTCGACCGGTACAAGTTTGCGGAGCACTGCGACGCGGTGAAGCGGTACCTGCTGCTCGGCCAAGGCGATTTTCACCACTACCTCATGGACCTCGTGGGCccggacctcgcggagccTGCGTCCACGGTGAGCGCGTACAAGCTCACCGGGACGTTGGAGTCGGCGATACGCGCGTCCAACGCGCAGttcgacgcccccgacgtcctcgacagGCTTCGCGTGCGCATGATGCCGCACGCCGGAGCCGAGGAGAAGGGGTGGGACGTCTTTTCGTTGGAGTACGTCGTGGACGATCCGCTGTCCACCGTGTTCACCGAGCAGGCCATGGGGAAGTACCTCAGGGTGTTCAACTTTTTGTGGCGGCTCAAGCGGGTGGAGCACTCGCTCTGCGCGACGTGGCAGACGATGAAGCccaacgtcgcggcggctttgCAGAGGGAGGGAgtcgcgggagccgccggcgcggcgctctcgggaGAGCTCCGGAGGTGTCACACGCTGCGCGGCGAGATGCACCACTTCATCGCCAACCTGCAGTACTACGTCATGTTCGAGGTGCTGGAGGGATCTTGGGAGCTCTTCTCgcgcgagatggaggaggcgtcGGACCTGGACTCGCTCAtccacgcgcacgagcgGTACCTCGACACCATCCTCCAGAAGGGCCTCCTCGGACCCAAGTCGCAGCTCCTGACCAACACCTTGGGCACGCTGTTCGAGGTCATCCTTCGGTTCAGGGGCTTCGCGGACAGGCTGTACGACgtggcgagggacgcggcgatgcgcaggcagctcgcgcagctcagggtggagcagcgcgcggaggagagcaAGTGGGGCAGCCTCCCGGGGGAAGACGCGGCTGGTGGCGACGGGTTGCTGAGCGAGGACTTCGTGGACGAGatgcgcgagcagctcgacgcAATCTCCGCGGACTACGCCAAGATGCTGGACGGGTTCCTGAACCTGCTGCCGCTGCAGACGCACGTGGACCTGAAGTTCCTGCTGTTCAGGCTGGACTTCTCGGAGTATTACCAGAGG
- a CDS encoding predicted protein has protein sequence MRCRESARYVAPVSAPIDPFARCDHPRPCLRRECSCLAPSTSPRARAYRAGTDALLTRSCAPTLDRPSPFPTAEELLDEEIQAEEEGGLGMEPGPARFRYCTPRRNPEKGHRTFLSARAVELRCEADCMDDASDALREAHARRLRRVLESLEDASCRKRREADELERRAMALREELNG, from the exons ATGCGCTGTCGCGAGTCGGCGCGATACGTCGCACCCGTGAGCGCGCCGATCGATCCCTTCGCGCGATGCGACCACCCCCGCCCGTGCCTCCGGCGCGAGTGCTCGTGCCTCGCGCCTTCCACgtcgccccgagcgcgcgcgtatcgcgcgggcaccgacgcgctcctGACCCGCTCCTGCGCACCGACCCTCGACCGACCCTCGCCTTtccccaccgcggaggagttactcgacgaggagatacaggcggaggaggagggcggcttAGGAATGGAACCGGGACCCGCCCGCTTCAGGTACTGTACTCCTCGGCGGAACCCAGAAAAGGGACACCGGACCTTCCTCTC GGCCAGGGCCGTGGAGCTTCGCTGCGAGGCTGACTGcatggacgacgcgtccgacgcgctGAGGGAGGCGCACGCCAGGCGTCTTCGAAGGGTGCTGGAGAGCCTGGAGGACGCGAGCTGTCGTAAGAGgcgcgaggctgacgagctcgagcgacgcgccatGGCCCTCCGAGAGGAGCTCAACGGCTGA